The genomic segment CTAGCTTTGAACCTTATGGCAACAAATCAAACATGCTTCAAATTAAACAATATTTTTATGTTTAAATTTTTTTGGGATAAGGACAATCAGAAAATAATTAACTATACAGGTCCCATATCAGATCTTGCTTGGCTGAGCAGGCCATGGGGAATTGGCATGAGATGTATGAATTTACCTAGGATTGACAAACTACCAcctgagaaaaaaaaagaatcagATAAGTTGTCCTCCTAATCTATGTTCTTTTAGCTGTATAATAAATTATGCGTAAAACATTTCCCTAGAAACAAGGCATTCAGCATTAACTACCAATGCCTTTAGACATTGACATGTGTGGAAAACTGGAAATACCAGCTTGGCAGTAAGCTAGCACTTAGCACCACTGCAAATTAATTCAAACTGCTAGTTAGTTTGCAAGTCCGTGACCACAAAAGCACCATAAATATCCTATGAGGTGCTTCATCGTCCTTGCACCTCTGGTGATTTGTTATCAGTTATCCACAGATCACACATGAAGTTCTTCTCTCTGCACCTTCTCCTTTCCCTTGGCCTTCACCTTGCAACCATCGTCACTGGCGATAGCCAACTTCTATACTTTGGCTTCACTGGCACTAACCTTACCGTCGATGACACTGCTACAATCACATCGAACGGCCTTCTTGAGCTGACTAACGGCACAGCTAATTGCAAAGGTCATTCATTCTACCCAACTCCATTACACTTCCGTAGGTCACCCAATGGTACTGTGCAGTCCTTCTCCGTCACCTTTGTGTTCGGCATCCGCTCTAGCTACCTCAGCATGACCCAACATGGCTTGGCCTTCGTTATCTCTCCAAGCAAGAACTTCTCAGATGCATTGCCAAACCAATACTTAGGTCTCACAAATACTATGAAAAACGGCAGCCCAACCATCCATTTCTTTGCTGTTGAGATTGACACCGCCCTAAACATTGAGTTCCAAGACATGAATGCCAACCACGTAGGCATAGACATCAATAGCCTCAACTCTGCAAAGTCCTACTATGCAGGCTATTATGATGATAAGAGTGGTAGCTTCCAAAATCTAAGTCTTAATAGTGCTGAAGCAAAACAAGTATGGGTGGAATATAGTGGAGAAGCAAAGGAAATCAACGTGACCATAGCTGCTGCCCTTGGAATGGCGAAACCTGtacggccattgatctcatacaaCTATGACCTCTCAGAAGTGTTGCAGGAGCCGTCATACGTCGGCTTCTCATCATCAACAGGTGCAGTCGACTCACGCTCACGGCACTATGTGCTCGGCTGGAGCTTCAGCATAAACAGGCCAGCTCAAGTGATTGACATCACCAAACTACCCAAACTACCTCGTCAGGGCCCAAAGCCTCGACCAATACTCTTGGAAGTCATCCTACCGATAGCAACTGCGACGTTCATTATTGTTTCAGGTTCCATCACAATTTTTGTTGTGAGGAGGCAGCTGCGGTACTCCGAGCTAAAAGAAGATTGGGAAGTTGAGTTTGGGCCACATCGGTTCTCATACAAGGATTTGTATAATGCCACCGAAGGATTTAATGGGAAGCACCTACTAGGTGTTGGAGGATTCGACAAGGTATATAAAGGAGTGCTCCCATCATCTAAATTAGAGGTTGCTGTGAAGAAGGTGTCCCATGAATCAAGGCAGGGTATGATGGAGTTCATTGCTGAGGTTGTCAGCATTGGCCGCATTCGACACCGCAACCTTGTTCTGTTACTTGGCTATTGCAGGAGAAAAGGTGAACTTCTTCTAGTATATGATTACATGTCAAATGGTAGTCTTGATAAGTATTTGtactatgatgagtacaacacacTTAATTGGGCTCAGAGGTTTCGGATCATCAAAGGCATTGCAACAGGTCTTCTCTACCTCCATGAGAAGTGGGAGAAAGTTGTCATACATCGTGATATCAAGGCAGGTAATGTGCTTCTTGATAGTGAAATGAATGGACGCCTAGGTGATTTCGGTCTCGCAAGATTGTACGACCATGACACTGATCTATAGACCACACACGTTGTCGGTACCATCGGATATCTAGCCCCAGAATTTTTTCTCGAACACACGCCTAAGCGAGTGTCTTTGTATATTAGAAGGAGCCGCAAAGAGGCGGAAAACTGTACAAACTGTAGCAGTGCTACAAGAGAAAGGCAGAGAAACAAAAGAAAGGAACTAAAAGACAAggataaaaagaagaaaagaagaagaaaactatACATGGGCTAACATTTGTTAACCCATCTAGCACCAGAATTTATACGCACAGGCAAGGCATCCCCACTCACAGATGTGTTTGCCTTTGGCGCTTTCCTTCTTGAGGTGACATGCGGCCAAAGGCCAGTGAACAACAATACAGGAGATAATCAAGAGGTGCTAGTTGACTGGGTTCTTCAGCATTGGCACAAAGGATCAGTCGTCGAGGCAGTAGACTCCAAGCTACAAGGTTATTATAATGTTGATGAAGCATGCCTGGCACTAAAGCTAGAACTATTGTGCTCACACCCATTTACCACTCTAAGACCTAGCATGCAGCAGATCGTCC from the Lolium rigidum isolate FL_2022 unplaced genomic scaffold, APGP_CSIRO_Lrig_0.1 contig_18186_1, whole genome shotgun sequence genome contains:
- the LOC124680512 gene encoding L-type lectin-domain containing receptor kinase SIT2-like, which encodes MKFFSLHLLLSLGLHLATIVTGDSQLLYFGFTGTNLTVDDTATITSNGLLELTNGTANCKGHSFYPTPLHFRRSPNGTVQSFSVTFVFGIRSSYLSMTQHGLAFVISPSKNFSDALPNQYLGLTNTMKNGSPTIHFFAVEIDTALNIEFQDMNANHVGIDINSLNSAKSYYAGYYDDKSGSFQNLSLNSAEAKQVWVEYSGEAKEINVTIAAALGMAKPVRPLISYNYDLSEVLQEPSYVGFSSSTGAVDSRSRHYVLGWSFSINRPAQVIDITKLPKLPRQGPKPRPILLEVILPIATATFIIVSGSITIFVVRRQLRYSELKEDWEVEFGPHRFSYKDLYNATEGFNGKHLLGVGGFDKVYKGVLPSSKLEVAVKKVSHESRQGMMEFIAEVVSIGRIRHRNLVLLLGYCRRKGELLLVYDYMSNGSLDKYLYYDEYNTLNWAQRFRIIKGIATGLLYLHEKWEKVVIHRDIKAGNVLLDSEMNGRLGDFGLARLYDHDTDL